AAGTCATTTATGAACAATTGATACATTGGTCAGAATTATTCACCACCTCAATATCTTGTAAACTAGTCTGAATACTAAGTGTACTAGCTAATTAGGCTaatacaaaaaatgtaaatacaACTGATAGAATAGACAACTAGTCCATTTCACATCCTTCACACGATTTGACAAACACCATGAATACATACTTTGTTGCCAGTTGTTTGAGTATATGCCTAAAGATTTTTCAAGTCAATTGAGAAATATGTATGATAAActttatttactatatatatatgataaaatattttaaattacttTAGAGCCCGCGATTGAACATCCTTTGTGATCCAGGTATGTCAAACTAATATACTTGTAAAAGGAATTGTTTTAACATGACTTAGCAAAGGAAGATAACTCAAAATGATCGGACACATGCATGGCAAGCACACAATCTATCAGTCTTGCTTCCTAATAGAAGAGCTATATCATACCTAACCATTCAGTTTAAAAATTATAGACATTACTAAACACTTCCCTACCAGTAACAAAACTTGCATCCAGCTTCGATTATGGTACATACTATCAAAATCTCTCCCGTGTCAAAAATGAAGGTAATCCGTACTCTGAATTAGCCATTGATTCTGCTAAATCTGtctgtttatttcatttattttcagGTCTACTATACCCATGTCATGTCTACTATACCCATGTCATGTCTACTATACCCATGTCATGTCTACTATACCCATATCATGTCTACTATACCCATATCATGTCTACTACTCAACATAATAGCATGGTGTGAATTTGCTTGCAAGCTATACTCAGGCATTAGAACCCTTCAAAAAACCTGGATACATGAGCATTATCAGCCTGAGTCTCTTCACAAACTCGATGACCAATCGACGACGAAACTGTCAGTACAGAAAAGATGCCCCTTTGCACCAGACTGGGAGATTGATGTTAGGCACCAGGTGTACGCCACGCAGAAGAACATAACACTAATCTGCTATAAGATGCAAAGAAAGCTTTTGCCAGTAGCATCATCTATCTGCACATATTGAAATTTCATGGAACCATATATGTAAGAACCATATATGTAAGAACAGAGAACATAAACCACAATGGTTGGTGCGGTGAACAAGGAAAAAAGACGCACAAGTTGCCTTCTCATTTTATTTGATCGCTCCATGAGAAATAAAACCTATCACAATCCACTATTTAGCAGCTTCAGCTGCCTCTCGAGCTTTCTTGTCTCTCATTCCCTGCAACTTAGCCCTACGCCATTGCCGTCTCAATGTGATATATGCTTGGAATTTCTTTTCATCCTCTGTGACAGCACGAACTTCCATTGGTGGCACAGTCTTGTCAATAGGCATGATAGCACCAGCCAACTGTTGAGCCAACTTCATTTCCTCCTCCTAAACGTAACAAAGAAAGCGTGTCACTTGTCACAAGGATTTAAAAACGGTAGAAAATTAATCAGAAGATTCTTCAATTTACTTAATTAGTGATGTTCATTTCATGTTAGGCTTTTAACGAATCATAGTGAATGATTAGTAAAACAAGGATTATATTGCTCAGTATAGTCTAGTATATAGACATTAGAAATGGGAAGCCCTCAGCAGGAACAGGAAATTAATGACTTGGAAGGATAATTATCTGAATCCAACTTAAATTTTTACACACTTATAgctatattatatgtataccaAGATGGTTTGAAAAACGGGAAAAGAGTATTTTAGAAACTGTATACATATGAGTAGCAGCAACAGTAACACTGTTCACTCAGAAAATGATACATGCATATATTGTTGCATTCTTCAACTATCATACATTGCTGTTAAAAAAGGTCACTTTTGAAGATTCCCGAAACGCGAGTCATTATTCACGTGAATAACAACAAAACATATTCGGAGCAAGTCTTTACAAAGCCGCACATATAAATTACAATAATGTGTTTATTTCTAAGCTTTCTGAACACTAACAACAGCAACCTATGGTGCACTTGAAAACAATTCCTCACTATCAATTTAGCTTCTATAGATTTGGGAAACCAATTTATGAGACCCCATAAATGAGCACAAACATAAATACCAAATGGTACTAGATTATACTTACTGAAGAGTCTCCTTCCTTAGGCGACTTGAGTTTTCGTGGGAACAATATTAGTTTGGACTTATATTCCTTCAATCTCTGGACATTTTGTTGCAGAGCTTCAACATTCCTGTTTTTACGCCGGTGATCAACGGAGATACCTATCGTTGGCGCATATCGACGACTAATTCCAGCAGCCTAAAACACAATGCAGACATGACAAAACCTTGAgagattttatttgaaaatacaattaaaaagcAGTCTTTTATTAGTTGGTTATTTTGCCTGAGTTTCTGTATCAAATAAATATTGaccaattaataaaattaatgctACATGCTTGAATACCAGAATTGTCAAAATAACTGCAAACACAATGCCTTCTTTTCATAACTGAACATGGCtaatttttgcaaattggtaaCTGTTGAGTTATAGGAATCCCACGTTGTGAAGTGCATCACAAGATCTTCTCGTAGTAACTCTAAATGTAGGACTGAGTTATCACCAACAATATTTCAAAACGAGTTATTAATGGAATGAGCATTAATCTACCGAACTTTACTAGTCTGATGAAATAGTAACAAAATGATTTAACAATTCAACAACCCTTGAGTTGCTGCAATCATACTTTCTATGAAGTTTACAACTATCATCTCACAATTGAGATGAAACTAGTAACCAGCCCTAATAGTAAAAAAGAtaacatatatgaaaaaaaatcCGAGTGGTTTGACAACCACCCCAATAATAGTTAACATTAACTTGTATATGACGTGTATGATTCGACAGACGGCAATAAAAATTCCAACCTATGGATTTTCATAAAATTCATTGCGTATAAACTCTAGAACTGAATAAAAATCTGCTTTAGCAAGGAAATAAGCTCATACAACTGAACTCTAATTGCCAATTGAATGACAATATTTAACAAATCAGGCAGTCTCACCTATAACCTATTTGGTTACACAAACAGCAATACTGATGttgcaataaataataatattacaaactaaAGTATACTTTTAACACACAACTAAACCTCGATTTTCGACTATAATTTGTTACAGAACGCTGttcaaaaatgaattttttgaaaTCTCAAACTACTTTACCTATTATAATTGCTTAAGGTTGACTTcctacaaaattcacattacagttatttggtatcaaaaggctcCCTCccaatgtcttactctgctgtgttgtaggttcaaaatatgtggaaatgtaattacaagctcttaaaagctaaaaaacgaacagttaatggcAGCCATCACCAACacgctgtagtttggaatcaCTTTATTTCGGTGCATACTTAAACATTACGGTTATTTTTTTGACACCTGAtattatcacgtgaaattaaaggccaataaaagactcaatataaaacgcctcgtaacactagtttatgacaaacacttcgggctttACTGGAAAACCTTTATCacatatagatgcttgctactttacagtttatcAAATAACTTTTATAAATACGTTTTACGctatgaactatatatatatacacacaaacaACAAGAGAAAAAGTAACATGTAAAACACCGTGATTGTCTCATAAATAATCTATTAACAAATTAGACTAGGAAATCTATTGTACTGTTGTATCTGTAGCAACATGTAGCGAAAATCATGTGAAAGGAAAAAGGCACAACAGCAAAATTTTCTGCTTTTTATTTCTATCAACAAttgtaacaaattttttaaaagtacaATTGGATATTGTCAGAAACCCAAATTTTGGATTGTCCGCAGCATATGAATCTGCATTTTCTGGTCAAAATGTTTGAATGAAGCGCTAATGCTTGTTTCAAGAAAATGCAACCCAATCACttgtaaataaatacattaagtTCACTCTGGTTGTTGTCAATTGCTTTTTTTATCCCCTGACAATATAAGCCTTTTTAGCCCTAGTCACTTGAGAGTTCTTAGTATAGCAATAGCAGAATTCAGAGAAATTTAACATATAATGAAAATTAACTTTAATCAGTGCATTGCCTGTTGATACTCCGATGCAATCAATCAAAACAGCACTCCATGGCCACAAACAAATTTCTTTTTGGTGAAGTGTAGTTTTAATAAAGGATagcttatattttgctagttttGGATGTTAAATTGGTtccaatcaaattttgtaatTAGCAAGTCTTCTGTGGTCGGTGGACAGACTGCATCAATAACACACCTGATTTTTCAATCCTGACAAGTGATTTATGAGGCACATAATGCTTCCCCTTCACTGGCTGTCATCAATTTAAAATACAAGTATAACCAAAAACCAACAAACTATTAGATTCATTTGTTACATGCAGTCTCAAAATATCTACCCCTGAATGGCGTACtaaataaaatgcattttagtttttgttttatagGATAAGCATTTGGTTGCTTTCTACGATTGGAATAACGACTTGATTAAATtgtgcatacacatatgcatacACACTACATGCCTCTTATCAAAAGCACCCAAATTGTAATCAACTGGGCCTACTGTTAAAAATAGCAGAGATAACCTAAATCTTTAAGAAACGTATTGGAGTAAATTATTGTACTGTTTTAAGAAAACTAAccactttatattattattaccaatAGCGAGAGTAAAACCTCAACTTTTAAACACATTACCAACGCATCGCAATAACACTGCAGTCAAGAACATAATAATCTACACTAGTTAACtgagaattttaataaaaaatctctACTGCAACTATATAATGTTGAAAGTACCACCAGACTGAGGTAAGATAAactaagaaaaataaaatgcattAGGATTGTGTGTAAGGTGAAAAGCTAGCGCAACTAatgaacaattattttaaaataatgacCAGAGTAGTTGAAAAATTCAAAGATGTCTTTTAGAGTGATATTGCTGAAGCCGAgcctacacacacacacacacacacgcacaaaaccaacaaaggtccacgtagttgtgagcaaaaataaaagtatccatacaaatatctcaccaatccgatgagcagcacacaaaaactaaacaaatcgacagagccacccagcatgtcaaaatattccaagtcatgtcttgcacaactcaccttatggtttctcaaaacttatCTATAAGCCCCTATTGATTTGATAGCTTAGCATCCTTCTTCAACACCTCAGTAACTATGAAGGCATCGCTGAGTTCTTCCAAATGTTTCCTGATAGTTACCGAGGTGTTGAAACAGGACGCTAGGCTATCAGTGACCATTTAGaaaacagcaatcggacagtctcaaattaatagggactttctcaaattaatagggactttctcaaattaatagggactttctcaaattaatagggacttagAGAcatgttttgagaaaccataaggtgaaatgtacaagacatgacttggaatattttgacatgatgggtttCCTGTCAATTGGTTTAGCTtttgtgtgctgctcatcggattggtgagaaaTTTGGATGGATAATTTTGCTCATAATTACGTGGATCTTCGTTGTTTTTGTGGGTGTGTGGAGCCTACGGCCCGGCCTCGGCAATATCCCACTAAAGCACACCTGTGGAAAATTTGGACgaaacataataaatatttgaGTACATACTGCAAGTTCTTCCAGTGAAAATCCTCGACCAAGTCTCTCTCTGTGGTTATTGCGATTGGTGGAACATCTGACAATTGGTCGGACTGCTCCAGCCAGAGGCCTAGGTGCTATGCGTTTAGCCTTTTCCGCTCTTTTTGTTGCTCTGCGCTTCTTAGCCATGGGCTGATCGAAATACGTACGAACCCATCTCTTCCAGTTTTTACGCAAATGGACATTCGGGAGCATGCCATTTCGCTTCATTTTCGTTCACCTGGAGctgtataaaataaaatcattgcATTAAAAAGTACATAAACTTACAGCGATGTTTCTTCCAGAATCTCATCTAGTCATACATTTACACAGCAcaaaatgtataataaaatgctaaaacagTCATAAGACATGATGCGTACAATTAATTGAAGTGTTCCGGTAGGATGGACCTGAATTGTTTAGATAAATAAAGACCATGAACAAAAACTACTCACCTTCTATCCTGGCAAACCGTAAAAAGGATATTCCGGAAGTTGTACATGGTAACCAATGATCCTTCAACGCTTCTGCGTGCTCACACGTGAGAGTTGTGCCAAGTTTGGGATCCTGAGCTAACATTAATAAGGAACTTTTCATCTTAGCGTGTGCCTGCCGTATACTGATGCAACAGTACTAATGAGAATAGTTGACCAAATCTTGTACTTGAtattcattaatattattggatCAAAGCATTGGTAATATAATTTTGAGATATCTGAAGAAATACCAAATAATGATTAAGTTAGCGTAGTTTTTGATCAAAGAAAGGTATACGATTTTACAATGATGAGTGCTACTTCATTTATTACAGGTAATGACATCCACCTTGTCACTACCGATAGCAATTCGTTCAGAATTTTATCCTTGGCTTGACCGTAATTTCAATGAGGTGTGTTACACCTATTATCGTCAACTTCAAAGGAAACTAGATGCTAACCGTGAATTTATACGAGACATAGCTGGGGCGATTCCAAGGCTCCCATGGAGGTACGCTTATTGCCGAGAAAGGTTTATTGCTTCAGGTTGTCATTAGTATATACTATGGCAAAACCTTTTACTAAAGCTAAACATTCCAATCATCAATTATATATCCCAAGAATaatttcaatttgtttttcGCCCTAATTATCAAAATTGAAAGTCACATCATTCTATTGTTAAAGGCTACTAGCCATACCCATATGCACATTGCTTGCAGTAATAACAAGATAGATGATATTCTCTCAAAAGAATCTCCTGGAGATGAAATGCTTCACCTCCTAGGGGTGCTTAACAAGAGTCTAAATGATATAATTACCTATATGACAACTGCAGAGTTCTGGCCAGGTCTCGAGATATTTCTTGAACCATGTAAGTATACAGTCCTGTTTAGGCAGTTTGTTTTTTGAACCGGGACTTTGTTTTTTTATACAGAGAGGGGATAATTACTTCAGTTCAGGGCTGCTATGGAAAagtttatatacaataaataataaaattgctaAACAATATTGTATTTGTGAGTTGTTACCTTTTCTACTGCAGTTGGTTTGTACATGGTCTAGTATTTTGTAATTGGTTTTAAAGGTGTATGATTGTTCTTTTTGTTGACGGGTTTAAACTTTAGCGAGTTTTTCTCCCTTTCTCAAGATGCATCTAGTTATTTGTTAGTTTAGTTTTCAACTTAGTACCTGAACACAGTAGAGGTGTCCTACAATATTACTGATAGTGTGAAGCGCTCACAATCATGATGACTCATGAGTCCAAAAATTTGGTTTTGTTCCCTGCAGATTTATGGTATCAGATACCAATGACCAGAGGTGAGCAAGGCTTTACAAGACTTATTTGCAAATACCTGAAACCCTCCATATATGTCCTGAAGAGAGCGATGATGATGATATCATAATCATTCATCTTACTTAATCAAAGCTTACGCTGCATGCATTAAATGTACATAGTCTTATGAGTGGACTGCAATTATATCTATTTGAGTGGGAGATTGTGTGACTTAATTGGTGAAGCTTTATTCGCTTTTCTGTTGTATCCAGTGTTTGCTTTGCAGTTCCTCCCATACTTCAGCGGCCACTTCCAAGGAAACTAAGTCTAAAGGCGGGACAGCCATTGACTTTAAGTTGCAAAGCAGCTGGTATACCCGCACTCATATATCAATGGTACTATTACCATGGACAGACTCCTCTTAAGATTGAGGGAGAAGATAAATCTACGCTACAGATTGCAAAGCCTGAGTAAGTTGCATTTCTTTATAAATTGTCAAATTGTAAGGCTTGTGTTATAGAATAGGGTTATGTTTTGTACTAAACTGACTTGCGATAGCTGCAGCACTTCTCTAAGTATTGGCATTATGCTTCTCTGGTTAGGAGTTACAAATATTCAAGTTAGTTTTGTCCCTCTAGTCTTCATTCTCCAATTTCAGAGTTCAAGTATAtaaaataccaaaatacatgtttTTCTTAGCTTGTTTTGTTTGATGTATGGTGTGATGTATGTAATTCTCACATACACATTAATGTGAGCATATGTATTATGTTCAATGCGTTGAACATTTTACTCATTGATTATGATCAATGGATATTATCATTGATCATACACATGTTTTTTCGTTGCGCTTTGGTGAtgtttgcaaaaatttaaaaattaaatgcttcGCAACTGTATTGGCTGTTACAGCTGGCTGAATGACAAATCAGTGCTGTGCAGCATATGTAACGTGAAGGATCAGATTTTCACCTCAGCTTGTCGCATTACTATCGTCTCAACTGACAACTCAGGTTAGTTGTCCTctcttgttttctatttttcCTATAGGCATGTTTACTTTATGATCAGTCCTCTTTTCTATAGCAGCTGCATGCTTCTACTTTACTTGGTAGGCCTTCACAGTAAATGCTCTCATAAACATCTAGTACTTCTTCAATGTGACTTGCTCGTCAAATACACATAGTAGAGGTAAACTGATCCGAACTGTCGAGAAAAGCTGGCTGATTAAGTCAGATGCAGAGCTTTTTTAGATAGCCTTGTTCTGATAGCCTCTGTAATAGACAATAACTTACTTGAAAGTGATGACTCAGCATTTCACACAGCTGCGGATCAACATATATTGCAAATGCTGCCACTTAAATTTACAGAGAGACATTGCTACGCTTGTTTATTGTTGCTTTAGGCGTGTCCGCTTGCAACCCAAACTGGAGGTGCCAAATATCTAGTCTCTAGCAAATAACTATTTGGGAATTTGGCAAGATAGAACTGCTATACATTTGTGTGATGATTCTTTTATTTGTCAGTCGCATGGCATAATTCTGTTGACACGCACCATTAATATATTTCCAGTTTATTTTCAAATGATGCCAATCTTACAATTGTGCACCAATTACAATTGTTACAAAAATTTTCTCTAattcattttttttcattaaaatttttgatGTATTTGTTGTATGTAGATGAACCAGTCCCACCTGATCCGATCACCATTCCTCTACCTAAAGGTGAGTTATCTTACATTTACAGAAGTGAAACTCAACAAACGATGCGATTAAACTACTATAAGGCATCGTAGTGGGATTTTCTCTTCAACTCTGTGCCATTCTTCACTGTAGCATTCTCTTATCTTTCTAGTCTTATAGCAAGTGCGCTGTCTGCCTAGTAATCAGTGACCACACCTTCACTCAAATGAATTATCTGGTAACTATTACAAaactattatcattattttaaagtttggtCTTtgatagtatacatatatagcttTGATTATTTATATAGATGTACGTGTAAGTAGTTttggacatacatgtagtttacatCAGTCTAGCGAGGTGGGCGTGCAGGTAGTGATGGAGTGATGGATATAAAAAGTGATTGACTTACAAGATTGTGGAAGTCTGCTGATAAGTAAATTGTCAGGGGAGCATATAAATATGCTAGATATATAGTCAGACAGTTTGAAGCATAAATAGTTATAGATCTATCTATGCTCCAAACTATATGTCTCCAAAATCTATATATGGATGGGTGTAATTCTAAACATAGGTAGTTATAGTTCTATATCTAGGCAGGTATGTTTCTAAACATAGGTAGTTATAGATCTATAGATAGGCaggtatttttttaaacataggTGGTTATAGATCTACATCTAGGCAGGTATATT
Above is a window of Watersipora subatra chromosome 3, tzWatSuba1.1, whole genome shotgun sequence DNA encoding:
- the LOC137390068 gene encoding large ribosomal subunit protein eL13-like gives rise to the protein MKRNGMLPNVHLRKNWKRWVRTYFDQPMAKKRRATKRAEKAKRIAPRPLAGAVRPIVRCSTNRNNHRERLGRGFSLEELAAAGISRRYAPTIGISVDHRRKNRNVEALQQNVQRLKEYKSKLILFPRKLKSPKEGDSSEEEMKLAQQLAGAIMPIDKTVPPMEVRAVTEDEKKFQAYITLRRQWRRAKLQGMRDKKAREAAEAAK